The following nucleotide sequence is from Acidovorax radicis.
GCCGGGCGAACCGTTCATTTCGCGCTCAATGACGGACAGAACGCTGTCTTCCAGTGTTTGGGCTGAGGCCCCTGGGTACGACGCGTTGATGACAATCGACGGCGGCGCGACCGGCGGGTATTGGGCAATAGGCAGCTGCGTAATTGCCACGCCGCCCATCACCATGATGAACAGTGCAATCACCCATGCAAAGATGGGGCGGTCGATAAAAAATTTGGCCATGCTGGATTGCCTCTTATGGCTTTGATGCAGCGGAGGCGGGAGCGGCAGCTGCAGCGGGGGCCGCTGACGTACCCGGAGCCTGCCACGGGACAGGCTTTACCGGCGTGCCAGGAGGCAGCATCTGGAGCTTCTGAAATCCGTCCACCATGACCTTCTCACCAGCCTTGAGGCCGTCCAGTACAACCCAACGATTGTTTTGGGCGGCGCTGATTTTGATGGTGCGTTGCGATACCTTGCCGTCTTCGCCCACTACGCTGACCGTGTCGCCTTGCTGGGTGCGTGTCACAGCCTGTTGCGGCAGTGTGATGGCATTGCTGGCCTGTGCCTGCTCGATCAAGACACGCAGATACAAGCCGGGCAACAACTCGCCCTTGGGGTTGGGAACCTCGGCACGCAAGGTGACTTGGCCCGTAGTCGCATCAACCGACAAATCGGTGAACAGCAATTTGCCGGGCTGTGAATATTCGGAACCATCGCCCAGCATGAGCTTGATGCTTGCCGCTTCGGTGTTGCCTGCACGCTTGAGTTGACCGCTTTCCATGGCCCGGCGCAGCTGAAATACGTCGCTGGCGGATTGCGTGAAGTTCACGTACACAGGATTAATCTGCTGCACCACGGCCAGGGCGGTGGCTTCACCTTGACCGACCAAAGCGCCTTCGGTGACCAATGCACGGCCGATGCGGCCGGAGATCGGAGATGTCACGCGGGCATAGCCTAGATTGATGTCTGCAGTGCGAACCTGTGCTTTGGCAGAGGCAACGTCTGCCTGTGCCTGTTTCTCGGCGGCTTCGGCATTGACGTAGTCTTGTTTGCTGATCGCATTGGCTGCGACAAGCGGCCGATAGCGGTCAAGCTGGGCGCTGGCTTGTGCAAGATTGGCGTTTGCTTTGGCGAGACTGGCGCGCGCGCTTTCCGAGGCTGCGGCATAAGGCGCGGGATCAATGAGGAAGAGTGTTTGCCCCGCCTTGACGTCACTGCCCTCCTTGAAAACACGTTGTTGGAGGATGCCTGCTGCACGGGCGCGCACTTGCGCGACTCGCGAGGCCTCTACGCGCCCCGGCAACTCCGTGATGAGCCCCACGTCTCCGGGGGTCGCGGTGACAACGCCGACTTCTACCGGGGGCATTTTCTGACCGCCCGCTGGCGCGGCTGGTTCGCCACCCTTCCCGCACGCGGAAACCAACAAGGCTGTAGCCAAGCCAAAGGTCACCAATGCCAATGTTCCAGAGGCGGTGGGTGTGCGACGGGGTGTGTCGCCGGATGCGTTACGCAGTGAGGGCATAGGAGTCCTTTTGATATGCATCAAGAAATTGAGGTTCAGTCAGCGCAAGCTTCGCAGGGAGGCGTTCTAGCTGGATTTTGAATGGGATGACATAAAATTATACATACAATCATGAATGTATAATTACAGGAAGCTCATGTTTTGGGCGGATTGTTATTGCGAACCAAGGGAGGTTTTTCGCCATGGCCCGTCGGACGAAAGAGGATGCCATTGCTACGCGGAACGGCCTTATTGACGCGGCCGAGCGTGTTTTCCGTGAGAAGGGGGTGTCCCGCGCATCATTGAGTGACATTGCTCATGCAGCGGGCGCGACCCGGGGTGCCATTTACTGGCACTTCAAAGACAAGGTGGATCTGTTTGGCGCAATGATGGATCGGGTCACGCTGCCGCTCGAGCAGGGTTTTGGTGGGTTTGAGTCGAGCGCTTGTTCGGACCCGGTGCAGCGGCTGAGATCCGTCATGGCAATGGTGCTGCGCAGCGTGGCGTCGGATGAGCGGACCCGAAGGGTGTTTGAGATAGCGCTCTATAAGGTGGAGTATGTGAGTGATTTGATGGGGTTGCGGGAGCGTCATCTGGTTGCCGCCGAAACTTTCACACGCCAGTTGGCGCGCGATTTTGAAATGGCGGCGAATTTGCATGATGTACCTTTGCGGGTGACTCCGATGGAGGCGGCCATTGGCCTGCACGCTCTGTTTGACGGATTGATCCGTGGGTGGATTCTTGGCGAGGGCGGCTTCGACCTTCTGAGGGTGGGGGGCGCGAGTACCGACGCCTTCCTGGTGGGGCTTGGGTTGCCGTTGCCAGAGGAGAGGCTGCCCGACTGAGTGTGTTGGGTGGATGCTTGGTGCGCTGCGTTGCAGCCTCTCAACGTGCGATAATTGTCGGCTATTAGTTTTGAGAACTGCGGCTGTAGCTCAGTGGATAGAGTATTGGCCTCCGAAGCCAAGGGTCGTGGGTTCGATCCCCGCCAGCCGCACCAATCATGATGTTTGCGCCGAAAAGAGGTCTTGCTTGGCGCGCAAAAGTGGATGAATTTTTCGGCCGTTGAAAATTTAGTGATATAATTCGAAATTCTCCGGAGGGGTGCCCGAGTGGCTAAAGGGGGCAGACTGTAAATCTGTTGGCTTACGCCTACACTGGTTCGAATCCAGTCCCCTCCACCAGTTAATGAGTTGTGATGGATGTGGCCCGGCTTTTTCTAAGAAGAGATGGGCTTGCAAAGGCGGTTTGCCGATGCGGGAGTAGTTCAATGGTAGAACCCTAGCCTTCCAAGCTAATGACGCGGGTTCGATTCCCGTCTCCCGCTCCATTGCTGTTACTCGTTGGTTGGGTTGTGTGAGTTAGAGATTTTGATGTTGTGCAAGCGGCGTCAAGCTGCCCATGTGGCTCAGTGGTAGAGCACTCCCTTGGTAAGGGAGAGGTCGCGGGTCCGATTCCCGCCATGGGCACCACTTTCTGGTGCTTTCAGTTTTGGTTGCGCCTAAATACTGTTGTGTTGGTCTAGATTTTTTTCGGAGTCGGAAAAATGGCAAAAGGTAAGTTCGAACGTACCAAGCCCCACGTCAACGTGGGCACGATCGGTCACGTGGACCATGGCAAGACGACACTGACGGCGGCCATCGCCACGGTGCTGTCGGCCAAGTTCGGCGGTGAAGCCAAGGCTTACGACCAGATCGACGCGGCTCCAGAAGAAAAGGCCCGCGGCATCACGATCAACACCGCTCACGTGGAATACGAAACGGCCAACCGCCACTACGCCCACGTGGACTGCCCAGGCCACGCCGACTATGTGAAGAACATGATCACCGGCGCTGCCCAGATGGACGGCGCCATCCTGGTGTGCTCGGCCGCTGACGGCCCCATGCCCCAGACCCGCGAGCACATCCTGCTGGCTCGCCAAGTGGGCGTGCCTTACATCATCGTGTTCCTGAACAAGTGCGACATGGTGGACGACGAAGAGCTGCTCGAACTCGTCGAAATGGAAGTGCGCGAACTCCTGGACAAATACAACTTCCCTGGCGACGACACCCCGATCATCCGTGGTTCCGCCAAGCTCGCCCTGGAAGGCGACAAGGGTCCTCTGGGCGAAGAAGCCATCATGAAGCTGGCCGAAGCGCTGGACACCTACATCCCCACGCCTGAGCGCGCTGTGGACGGTGCCTTCCTGATGCCTGTGGAAGACGTGTTCTCGATCTCTGGCCGCGGCACCGTCGTGACCGGTCGTATCGAGCGCGGCGTCGTCAAGGTCGGCGAAGAAATCGAAATCGTCGGCATCAAAGACACCGTCAAGACCACTTGCACCGGCGTGGAAATGTTCCGCAAGCTGCTGGACCAAGGTCAAGCAGGCGACAACGTTGGCTTGCTGCTGCGCGGCACCAAGCGTGAAGACGTGGAACGCGGCCAAGTGCTGTGCAAGCCCGGCTCGATCAAGCCCCACACGCACTTCACCGCTGAGGTGTACGTTCTGTCCAAGGACGAAGGTGGCCGTCACACGCCCTTCTTCAACAACTACCGTCCTCAGTTCTACTTCCGCACGACCGACGTGACTGGTGCCATCGAGCTGCCAGCCGACAAGGAAATGGTCATGCCTGGCGACAACGTGTCGATCACTGTGAAGCTGATCAACCCCATCGCCATGGAAGAAGGTCTGCGCTTCGCCATCCGTGAAGGCGGTCGTACCGTCGGCGCCGGCGTCGTGGCAAAGATCATTGCTTAATAAGGCATACACAGGGGTATAGCTCAATTGGCAGAGCGTCGGTCTCCAAAACCGAAGGTTGTAGGTTCGATTCCTACTGCCCCTGCCACTTGAATGTGGCTCAAAAAAAGCCCGCCAGTACCTGGCGGGCTTCGGCGTCTTGATTGACGCAAAAAATCGGAAGCAGGAATACTCAAAGATGGCCACTTCACAGGTTGAAACTGTTAACACAGGCGCCGACAAGGCCAAGCTCGCGTTGGTAGTGGCTTTGGTCATTGCCTCGGTCGTGGGCTTCTATTTGTTGGGTAAACAAGGTGTTTTTGCTCAATGGGCGGTACTGATCGTTGGTTTGGTGGTGGCTGTCGGCGTTTTCTTGCTGTCGGAATCTGGTCGGCAGTTTGTGGCTTTTGCGCGGGATGCCTGGCGCGAGGTGAAAAAGGTTGTTTGGCCAACGCGCAAAGAAACTCTCCAGATGACGGCATACGTGTTTGCCTTTGTGGTGATCATGGCCTTGTTTCTTTGGATGACGGATAAAACGCTTGAATGGGTTTTGTACGATTTGATTTTGGGGTGGAGAAAGTCATGACGACCGTTGCAGAGAACACTGGAGCAGAAGCTCCTGCAGGCGCATCTGTTTCGGTAAACCCGGATTTGCGTTGGTACATCGTGCATGCCTATTCAGGTATGGAAAAGGCTGTTGAGCGGAATATCCAGGAGCGTATTGCTCGTGCAGGGATGCAAGCCAAGTTCAATCGCATACTTGTTCCCACCGAAGAGGTGGTGGAGATGAAAAATGGCCAGCGTAAGACGACGGAACGTCGCTTGTTTCCTGGTTACGTGTTCGTCGAAATGGTCATGGATGACGATACTTGGCACTTGGTGAAACACACCAATAAAGTGACGGGCTTTGTGGGGGGGGCAAAAAATCGGCCCGCTCCTATTTCTGAAGAAGAGGTTCAGAAGATCGTCAGCCAGATGCAGGAAGGCACGGACAAGCCGCGCCATAAGGTCGAATTCATGGTGGGCGAACTCATTCGAGTCAAAGAAGGTCCGTTCACGGATTTCAACGGCTCGGTGGAAGAGGTCAATTACGAAAAGAGTCGCGTGCGTGTGTCGGTGATGATTTTCGGACGCTCAACGCCAGTCGAGCTGGAATTTGGACAGGTTGAGAAAACCTGATTCTTGGGTAGTCCAGGAATTTCTAAGATTTGATGGCGCACTTTCCGACTCGGTGCCGTCATTGTGATGATGAGTCGTTAACCCCGGGGAGCCGATTGCTGCATGGTGTGGCATAGGCGTTATGACCCGTAAGGAATAAAACATGGCGAAAAAAATCGTAGGTTTTATCAAGCTGCAAGTTCCAGCTGGTAAGGCCAATCCCTCTCCACCAATCGGCCCTGCACTGGGTCAGCGTGGTCTCAACATCATGGAGTTCTGCAAGGCATTCAATGCGCAGACCCAGGGCGTTGAGCCAGGGCTGCCACTGCCCGTGGTCATCACGGCATTTGCAGACAAGAGCTTCACCTTCATCATCAAGACGCCGCCAGCGACGACTCTGATCAAGAAGGCCATCAAGCTCGACAAGGGTTCTGCGAACCCGCTGAAGACCAAGGTCGGCAAAATCACGCGCGAACAGCTCGAAGAGATCGCCAAGACCAAGATGAAGGACATGAATGCTGCCAACGTCGCTGCCGCTGTGCGCACGTTGGCTGGTTCTGCACGCTCGATGGGCGTGACGGTGGAGGGTTTGTAACATGGCCAAGCTGACTAAGAAGCAAAAAGCCCTGCAAGGCAAGGTAGACAGCAACAAGCTGTATGCATTCGCTGAAGCTGTTGTGATCGTTAAGGACGCCGCTACGGCCAAGTTCGACGAATCCATCGACGTGGCTGTTCAGCTTGGCATCGATGCCAAGAAGTCCGACCAAGTGGTTCGCGGCGCCGTGGTGCTGCCCAACGGGACCGGCAAGACGACTCGCGTAGCTGTGTTCGCCCAAGGCGCCAAGGCCGAAGAAGCCAAAGCGGCTGGCGCCGACATCGTGGGTATGGACGACTTGGCCGCCATGGTCAAGGCCGGTGACATGCCTTTCGACGTGGTGATCGCCGCCCCTGACGCAATGCGCGTTGTCGGTACGCTCGGCCAGATCCTGGGTCCACGCGGCCTGATGCCTAACCCTAAGGTGGGCACTGTGACGCCTGACGTTGCCACGGCTGTTAAGAACGCCAAGGCTGGTCAAGTGCAGTTCCGTGTTGACAAGGCAGGCATCGTGCACAGCACCATCGGTCGCCGCTCGTTTGACAACGACAAGCTGCAAGGCAACTTGGCTGCACTGATCGAGGCGCTGACCAAGGCCAAGCCTGCAACCAGCAAGGGTGTATACCTGCGCAAGGTGGCTGTTTCCTCCACGATGGGCCTGGGTGTTCGGGTGGATACGCAGACCATCGCTGCAGCGTAATTGCAAGAAATCTTCGGATCTGCCTTCGGGCGGGCCCGATGTGGTGGGCTGGGACTGCTTCGGTAGTCGCAGGCCATCCAAGACCGTTGGTGCGTGATCCAGTCGCGCTTAAAGACACAGAGACGCCAACGCAGATGGCGATCCCGCTGCTGATGGAATTTTTCCTGAACAGTTGGTCGCTGCAACAAGAGCGCGCATGAGGCATCCGCCGAGTGCGCATTTTAAGGAGTAGACCTTGAGTCTTAATCGCAGTGAGAAAGAAGCGGTCATCAGTGAAGTGACCAGCCTCGCCGCTAAAGCTCAAACGCTTGTGATCGCGGAATACCGTGGCATCACGGTCGCCGACATGACCAAACTGCGTGTTGATGCTCGCAGCAAGGGCGTGACCCTGAGTGTTCTGAAGAACACTTTGGCTCGCCGTGCTGTAGCTGGCAGCGCATTTGACGTGATGGCCGACCAGATGACTGGTCCGCTGATCTATGGCTTCTCCGAAGACGCTGTGGCCGCCGCCAAGGTGGTGGCCGATTTCGCGAAGACCAACGACAAGTTGGTGATTCGTGGTGGCGCTTTCGGTGGCAAAGCCCTGGATGTCAACGGCGTTAAGCAACTGGCTAACATTCCTTCCAAGGAAGTTCTGTTGGCTCAGATTTGTGGCTTGCTTATGTCCCCCATCTCGCGTACAGCCGTTGTGCTGGGCGCGCTGGCGGCCAAAAAAGGCGAAGGCGCTGCCGAGACGGCCGCCGAACCTGTTGCGGCTTGATGGCCCGGCAGATAACCAACAAAATTGTTAGGAAATAAAAATGGCATTCGATAAAGACGCATTTTTGACCGCTCTGGACAGCATGACGGTTCTGGAACTCAATGACCTGGTGAAGGCCATTGAAGAGAAGTTTGGCGTGAGCGCTGCAGCCATGACTGCTCCTGCTGCCGCCGGTGGCGGCGCTGCTGCTGCGGCTGAAGAAAAGACGGAATTCAACGTGGTGCTGACCGAAGCTGGCGCCAACAAGGTGTCCGTGATCAAGGCTGTGCGCGAAATCACCGGCCTGGGCCTCAAGGAAGCCAAGGACCTGGTGGACGGCGCTCCAAAGAACGTCAAGGAAGGCATTGCCAAGGCCGACGCCGAAGCAGCCGTCAAGAAGCTGGTGGAAGCTGGCGCTAAGGCCGAACTCAAGTAATTCGGTCTTGATCAAGGGCTGGAGTGCTCCGCAAGGGCCTCCAGCCTTTGGTGCTTTCAGAGTGCACCCGCAAGCCTCGTTGTAAACGAGACTTCCGAGTGTTTTCTGACAACCCCGACAGCAGAAGACGCCTTGGTTCGGGTGATGTGCAATGCATCACCGTCCGCCATGGTTGGTAGTGGCCAACCGCCAAGCCTGTAAGGTTTCTTTCCCTTGCGGGTCAGTCGTCGCAGACCCAGGACTCATGTCTTTGCCCGGAGATCTCATGGCCTATTCCTACACCGAACGCAAGCGAATTCGCAAAAGTTTCGGCACCCGCGACAGCGTGCTCGAAGTTCCCTATTTGCTGCAGATGCAGAAGGACGCATACACCGCATTCCTGCAGGCTGATAAAGCTCCTCAAAAGCGAACAATCGAAGGCCTTCAAGCTGCATTTGACGCAGCTTTTCCTATCGTCTCACACAACGGTTTTGTGGAGATGAAGTTCATCGAATACAACTTGGCCAAGCCCGCATTCGATGTGCGCGAGTGTCAGACGCGTGGTCTGACCTTTGCTTCGGCCGTGCGGGCGAAGGTGCAGCTGATCATTTATGACCGCGAGTCCTCGACTTCGCAGTCCAAGGTGGTCAAGGAAGTGAAGGAGCAAGAGGTCTACATGGGCGAAGTTCCGCTCATGACGGATAAGGGCTCGTTCATCATCAACGGTACCGAGCGCGTGATCGTCTCGCAGCTGCACCGTTCGCCTGGCGTGTTCTTCGAGCACGACAAGGGTAAGACGCACAGCTCGGGCAAGCTGCTTTTCTCGGCTCGGATCATTCCTTACCGTGGTTCCTGGCTCGACTTCGAGTTCGATCCAAAGGACATCCTGTACTTCCGCGTCGACCGTCGTCGCAAGATGCCAGTCACGATTCTGCTCAAGGCCATCGGCCTGAATCCAGAATCTATCTTGGCGAACTTCTTCGTCAACGACAACTTCCGCCTGATGGACAGCGGTGCACAAATGGAATTTGTGTCCGAGCGTCTGCGCGGTGAAGTGGCCCGTTTCGATATCACCGACAAGTCCGGCAAGGTCGTCGTGGCCAAGGACAAGCGTGTCACCGCGCGGCACACGCGCGAACTGGAGCAATCCGGCACGACGCACATCAGTGTCCCCGAAGACTTTCTGATCGGGCGCGTTGTGGCTCGTAACGTTGTGGACGCGGATACCGGTGAAATCATCGCGAAGGCGAATGAAGAGCTGACCGAAGCGCTGCTCAAGAAGCTGCGCTCCGCTGGTGTGCAAGATGTCCAGTGCATCTACACCAATGAGCTCGACCAGGGCGCATACATGTCGCAGACCCTGCGCATCGACGAAACGGTGGACGAGTTCGCTGCGCGGGTGGCTATCTACCGCATGATGCGCCCCGGCGAGCCGCCCACCGAAGACGCGGTGCAGGCCCTGTTCCAACGCCTGTTCTACAACCCCGACACGTATGACCTGTCGCGCGTGGGCCGCATGAAGTTCAACGCCAAGATCGGCCGCGACGAATCCACCGGCCCCATGGTGCTGTCCAACGAAGACATCCTGGCCGTGGTCAAGATCCTGGTGGATCTGCGCAACGGCAACGGCGAAGTCGATGACATCGATCACCTGGGCAACCGCCGCGTGCGTTGCGTGGGCGAACTGGCCGAAAACCAGTACCGCACCGGATTGGCACGTATCGAAAAGGCTGTGAAGGAGCGTCTGGGTCAGGCCGAGCAAGAGCCACTGATGCCCCACGACCTGATCAACTCCAAGCCCATCTCAGCGGCGCTCAAGGAGTTCTTCGGTGCTTCGCAGCTGTCGCAGTTCATGGACCAGACCAACCCGTTGGCGGAAATCACGCACAAGCGCCGTGTGTCCGCTCTGGGCCCAGGCGGTTTGACCCGTGAGCGCGCAGGCTTCGAAGTGCGTGACGTGCACGTGACCCACTACGGTCGCGTCTGCCCTATCGAAACGCCTGAAGGCCCGAACATCGGCCTGATCAACTCGTTGGCCCTGTACGCCCGCCTGAACGAGTACGGTTTCATTGAAACGCCGTACCGTCGTGTGGTGGATGGCCAAGTTACCAGCGAAATTGACTATCTGTCGGCCATTGAAGAAGGCAAGTATGTGATCGCCCAGGCGAACGCTGTGCTGGACAAAGATAACCGCCTGACGGGTGAGTTGGTGTCTGCCCGGGAGAAGGGTGAATCCATTCTGTGCGGCGCAGATCGCGTGCAGTACATGGACGTGTCACCCGCGCAGATTGTGTCTGTGGCGGCCTCGTTGGTTCCGTTCCTGGAGCACGATGACGCGAACCGCGCGCTGATGGGCGCCAACATGTCGCGCCAGGCCGTGCCTGTACTGCGTCCTGAAAAGCCCTTGGTCGGCACGGGCATCGAGCGTGTGGCTGCTGTGGACTCCGGCACTGTGGTCACTGCAACGCGCGGCGGCATCGTGGACTACGTGGATGCCACGCGCATCGTGGTGCGAGTGAATGATGCTGAAGCTGTGGCCGGTGAAGTGGGTGTGGATATCTACAACCTCATCAAGTACCAGCGTTCGAACCAGAACACCAACATCCACCAGCGGCCCATTGTCCAAAAGGGTGACCAGCTGGTCAAGGGTGATGTGATTGCCGATGGTGCATCGACGGACTTCGGCGAAATCGCCATTGGCCAGAACATGTTGATCGCCTTCATGCCATGGAACGGCTACAACTTCGAAGATTCGATCCTGATCTCCGAACGTGTGGTGTCAGAAGACCGTTACACCTCGATCCATATCGAGGAATTGGTCGTCATGGCGCGCGATACCAAGCTGGGCGCAGAAGAAATCACGCGCGATATTCCGAATCTGTCGGAGCAGCAACTGAACCGCCTGGATGAGTCCGGCATCATCTACGTGGGTGCGGAAGTCATGCCCGGCGATACGCTGGTGGGCAAGGTGACACCGAAGGGTGAAACCACGCTGACGCCTGAAGAGAAGCTGCTGCGCGCGATCTTCGGCGAGAAGGCCTCCGACGTGAAGGACACGTCGCTGCGCGTGGATCAGGGCTCGCAAGGCACTGTGATTGACGTGCAGGTGTTCACCCGTGAAGGTATCCAGCGTGACAAGCGCGCCCAGCAGATCATCGACGATGAACTCAAGCGCTTCCGGCTGGACCTGAACGATCAGCTACGCATTGTGGAGGCTGATGCGTTTGACCGTATCGAAAAGCTGCTGAATGGGCGTGTGGCCAATGGCGGACCTCAGAAGCTGGCGAAGGGAACCAAGATCGACAAGGCCTATCTGGCGTCGGTCGAGAAGTTCCATTGGTTCGACATCCGTCCTGCGGAAGACGAAGTGGCCACGCAGCTCGAGTCCATCAAGAACTCGCTGGAGCAAACGCGCCACAGCTTCGACCTGGCTTTTGAAGAAAAGCGCAAGAAGCTCACGCAGGGCGACGAACTGCCTGCCGGTGTGCTCAAGATGGTCAAGGTCTATCTGGCCGTTAAGCGCCGCCTGCAGCCTGGTGACAAGATGGCTGGCCGCCACGGTAACAAGGGTGTGGTGTCCAAGATCGTGCCGGTCGAAGACATGCCTTACATGGCCGATGGGACGCCTGCTGACATCGTTCTGAACCCGCTGGGCGTGCCCTCGCGGATGAACATCGGTCAGGTGCTGGAAGTTCACCTGGGCTGGGCCGGCAAGGGCATTGGGCAGCGCATTGGTGACATGCTGCAGCAGGAAGCTAAAGCGTCTGAAGTGCGCAAGTTCCTCGAGGAGGTCTACAACTCGCGCGGCCGCACTGAAGACCTGTCGCAACTGAGTGATGCCGACCTGATCGCCATGGCAGAGAACCTGACCAATGGCGTGCCATACGCCACGCCAGTGTTCGATGGCGCGTCGGAAGACGAAATCAAGGCCATGCTGAAGCTGGCCTATCCCGACGATCTGGCGGAGCGCAAGGGGTTGACCCCCGAGCGTACACAGGCCTATCTGTTTGACGGCCGCACGGGTGATCGCTTCGAGCGTCCCACCACGATCGGCTACATGCATTACCTGAAGCTGCACCATCTGGTGGACGACAAGATGCACGCCCGCTCGACCGGTCCTTACTCGCTCGTCACGCAGCAGCCGCTGGGTGGTAAGGCGCAGTTCGGTGGCCAGCGTTTCGGGGAAATGGAAGTGTGGGCGCTGGAAGCTTACGGCGCCGCCTACGTGCTGCAGGAAATGCTGACCGTGAAGTCCGACGACGTGGTGGGCCGTACCAAGGTGTACGAGTCCATTGTCAAGGGCGAACACGCCATCGAAGCCGGCATGCCGGAATCGTTCAACGTGCTGGTCAAGGAAATCCGTTCGCTGGGCCTGGACATCGAGCTGGAACGCTCCTAAGCAGAAAAGGAAAGAGTCATTATGAAATCACTACTCGACCTGTTCAAGCAATTCACGCCGGATGAGCACTTCGATGCCATTCGCATCGGCATGGCTTCGCCCGAAAAGATCCGTTCGTGGTCTTTCGGTGAAGTGAAGAAGCCTGAAACCATCAACTACCGCACATTCAAGCCCGAGCGTGACGGTCTGTTTTGCGCCAAGATTTTTGGTCCTATCAAGGACTACGAATGTTTGTGCGGCAAGTACAAGCGCCTCAAGCACCGCGGTGTGATCTGCGAGAAGTGCGGCGTTGAAGTCACGCAGACCAAGGTGCGCCGCGAGCGCATGGGCCACATCGATCTGGCCGCCCCTTGCGCGCATATCTGGTTCCTGAAGTCGCTGCCGTCGCGTCTGGGCCTGGTGCTCGACATGACGCTGCGTGACATCGAACGCGTGCTGTACTTTGAAGCCTACGTGGTGACCGACCCCGGCATGACCCCGCTGAAGAAGTTCAGCATCATGAGCGAGGACGACTACGACGCCAAACGCAAGGAATACGGCGACGAATTCATCGCCAAGATGGGCGCCGAAGGTATCAAGGACCTGCTGGAATCCATCGATATCGATATGTCGATTGAGCGCTTGCGTGGCGACTTGACAGGCTCCGAAGTCAAGGTCAAGAAGAACGCCAAGCGCCTGAAGGTGCTCGAAGCGTTCAAAAAGTCTGGCATCAAGCCCGAGTGGATGGTGCTGGAAGTGCTGCCCGTGCTGCCCCCGGACCTGCGTCCGCTGGTGCCGCTGGATGGCGGCCGCTTCGCGACCTCCGACCTGAACGACCTGTACCGCCGCGTCATCAACCGCAACTCGCGTCTGCGCCGCCTGCTGGAGCTGAAGGCCCCTGAAATCATCGCCCGCAACGAAAAGCGGATGCTGCAGGAAGCCGTTGACTCGCTGCTGGACAACGGTCGCCGTGGCAAGGCCATGACAGGCGCCAACAAGCGTGCTCTGAAATCGCTGGCCGACATGATCAAGGGCAAGTCGGGTCGCTTCCGCCAGAACTTGCTGGGCAAGCGCGTGGACTACTCCGGTCGTTCC
It contains:
- the rpoB gene encoding DNA-directed RNA polymerase subunit beta, coding for MAYSYTERKRIRKSFGTRDSVLEVPYLLQMQKDAYTAFLQADKAPQKRTIEGLQAAFDAAFPIVSHNGFVEMKFIEYNLAKPAFDVRECQTRGLTFASAVRAKVQLIIYDRESSTSQSKVVKEVKEQEVYMGEVPLMTDKGSFIINGTERVIVSQLHRSPGVFFEHDKGKTHSSGKLLFSARIIPYRGSWLDFEFDPKDILYFRVDRRRKMPVTILLKAIGLNPESILANFFVNDNFRLMDSGAQMEFVSERLRGEVARFDITDKSGKVVVAKDKRVTARHTRELEQSGTTHISVPEDFLIGRVVARNVVDADTGEIIAKANEELTEALLKKLRSAGVQDVQCIYTNELDQGAYMSQTLRIDETVDEFAARVAIYRMMRPGEPPTEDAVQALFQRLFYNPDTYDLSRVGRMKFNAKIGRDESTGPMVLSNEDILAVVKILVDLRNGNGEVDDIDHLGNRRVRCVGELAENQYRTGLARIEKAVKERLGQAEQEPLMPHDLINSKPISAALKEFFGASQLSQFMDQTNPLAEITHKRRVSALGPGGLTRERAGFEVRDVHVTHYGRVCPIETPEGPNIGLINSLALYARLNEYGFIETPYRRVVDGQVTSEIDYLSAIEEGKYVIAQANAVLDKDNRLTGELVSAREKGESILCGADRVQYMDVSPAQIVSVAASLVPFLEHDDANRALMGANMSRQAVPVLRPEKPLVGTGIERVAAVDSGTVVTATRGGIVDYVDATRIVVRVNDAEAVAGEVGVDIYNLIKYQRSNQNTNIHQRPIVQKGDQLVKGDVIADGASTDFGEIAIGQNMLIAFMPWNGYNFEDSILISERVVSEDRYTSIHIEELVVMARDTKLGAEEITRDIPNLSEQQLNRLDESGIIYVGAEVMPGDTLVGKVTPKGETTLTPEEKLLRAIFGEKASDVKDTSLRVDQGSQGTVIDVQVFTREGIQRDKRAQQIIDDELKRFRLDLNDQLRIVEADAFDRIEKLLNGRVANGGPQKLAKGTKIDKAYLASVEKFHWFDIRPAEDEVATQLESIKNSLEQTRHSFDLAFEEKRKKLTQGDELPAGVLKMVKVYLAVKRRLQPGDKMAGRHGNKGVVSKIVPVEDMPYMADGTPADIVLNPLGVPSRMNIGQVLEVHLGWAGKGIGQRIGDMLQQEAKASEVRKFLEEVYNSRGRTEDLSQLSDADLIAMAENLTNGVPYATPVFDGASEDEIKAMLKLAYPDDLAERKGLTPERTQAYLFDGRTGDRFERPTTIGYMHYLKLHHLVDDKMHARSTGPYSLVTQQPLGGKAQFGGQRFGEMEVWALEAYGAAYVLQEMLTVKSDDVVGRTKVYESIVKGEHAIEAGMPESFNVLVKEIRSLGLDIELERS